In Microbacterium enclense, one genomic interval encodes:
- a CDS encoding ABC transporter ATP-binding protein: MTAVIEASGLTKHYRGGLALDGVSFRIEKDAIYGLLGRNGAGKTTLMSILTAQNLASSGEARVFGEDPYENPRVLSRMCFVRESQKYPDDAKASHAFRAARLFFPNWDQAFADRLVRDFQLPLTRPIKKLSRGQLSAVGVIIGLASRSEITFFDEPYLGLDAVARQIFYDRLLEDYGDHPRTIILSSHLIDEVSNLLEKVIVLDGGRIVMDDDTDAVRHGAATIIGDATAVDAFCSGREIIHRESLGGVASVTVIGELTPIDRRALVEARLEVAPVSLQQLIVRRAQSAGPRAAATAGAAVPEGALR, encoded by the coding sequence ATGACCGCCGTGATCGAGGCATCTGGCCTCACGAAGCATTACCGGGGCGGACTCGCCCTCGATGGCGTGTCTTTCCGGATCGAGAAGGATGCCATCTACGGTCTGCTCGGCCGCAACGGCGCGGGGAAGACCACCCTCATGTCGATCCTGACCGCCCAGAACCTCGCCTCGAGCGGAGAGGCGCGCGTCTTCGGTGAGGATCCCTACGAGAACCCGCGCGTCCTGTCCCGCATGTGCTTCGTCCGGGAGAGCCAGAAGTACCCCGACGACGCGAAAGCCAGCCACGCGTTCCGCGCTGCTCGGCTGTTCTTCCCGAACTGGGATCAGGCCTTCGCCGACCGTCTGGTGCGCGACTTCCAGCTGCCGCTCACCCGCCCCATCAAGAAGCTCTCACGGGGCCAGCTGTCGGCGGTGGGCGTCATCATCGGTCTCGCCTCGCGGTCGGAGATCACGTTCTTCGACGAGCCGTACTTGGGCCTCGACGCCGTCGCTCGCCAGATCTTCTACGACCGCCTGCTCGAGGACTACGGCGACCACCCGCGCACGATCATCCTCTCGAGCCACCTGATCGATGAGGTGTCCAACCTCCTCGAGAAGGTGATCGTGCTGGATGGCGGACGCATCGTCATGGACGATGACACGGATGCCGTGCGCCACGGCGCGGCGACGATCATCGGTGACGCGACCGCGGTCGACGCCTTCTGCTCGGGGCGCGAGATCATCCATCGCGAGAGCCTCGGGGGCGTGGCATCCGTCACCGTCATCGGCGAGCTCACGCCGATCGACCGCCGTGCCCTCGTCGAGGCGCGACTCGAGGTCGCTCCCGTCTCTTTGCAACAACTCATCGTGCGGCGCGCCCAGAGTGCGGGCCCGCGCGCCGCGGCGACAGCCGGCGCCGCTGTCCCGGAAGGAGCGCTGCGATGA
- a CDS encoding GntR family transcriptional regulator gives MIDDGRALFLQIAESVEESIVDGSLAEETRAPSTNELAAFHRINPATAAKGISMLVDKGVLYKRRGIGMFVAAGARENLLKERRTAFADRFVEPLLAEARTLGLGPDDLADLIRERADVVSSTPSPRIEEGATR, from the coding sequence ATGATCGACGACGGCAGAGCGCTCTTCCTCCAGATCGCCGAGAGCGTCGAAGAATCGATCGTCGACGGCTCCCTCGCCGAGGAGACTCGTGCGCCGTCGACGAATGAGCTCGCCGCGTTCCACCGCATCAACCCCGCCACCGCCGCGAAAGGAATCAGCATGTTGGTCGACAAGGGTGTGCTCTACAAGCGCCGAGGGATCGGCATGTTCGTCGCCGCCGGCGCACGGGAGAACCTCTTGAAAGAACGACGGACCGCTTTCGCCGACCGCTTCGTCGAACCACTCCTCGCCGAGGCCCGGACCCTCGGACTCGGTCCCGACGACCTCGCCGACCTCATCCGCGAACGCGCCGATGTCGTTTCCTCCACCCCCTCCCCCCGCATTGAAGAAGGAGCCACACGATGA
- a CDS encoding ATP-dependent DNA ligase, which yields MGRLIYRDRASFDIDDRILAHLRIVIMNKLRRNEGFMLQLPVNEGVRQASIWVHASNALVLQFYGGREPSIDRELVDQMMHDASSADGLTLLSTGPVIASATPARAAR from the coding sequence GTGGGACGCCTCATCTACCGCGATCGCGCATCGTTCGACATCGACGACCGCATCCTCGCCCACCTCCGCATCGTGATCATGAACAAGTTGCGCCGCAACGAAGGGTTCATGCTGCAGCTCCCCGTCAACGAGGGGGTTCGTCAAGCCAGCATCTGGGTGCACGCGTCCAACGCCCTCGTCCTGCAGTTCTACGGCGGTCGTGAGCCGTCGATCGACCGCGAGCTCGTGGATCAGATGATGCACGACGCCAGCAGCGCCGACGGCCTCACGTTGCTGTCGACGGGTCCGGTCATCGCCTCGGCCACCCCGGCGCGCGCCGCGCGCTGA
- a CDS encoding HAMP domain-containing sensor histidine kinase: MTSSSALRSGSLRRRTIIAVVALVALLLIVLSVVVDLALGARLRGQIEERLRDRAAAAASLVGTVDDADLAERLSDQGLAVRIDSAAGGSIVAGPSPDQLRDGPPGPGGPGPGERDSPQSSPGGSDVTVVASDVSGDDDLVTLRSTLSDGSTLTLTASAVGVSETLVQVRWIMTIASAGVLALAAGAVTLVVRASLRPLDQVSEVARSIGAGERARRLRPTRSDTEIGRVATALDDMLDDVVGAEETAREAESRLRAFLSDAAHELRTPVAGIRAAADTLVRADLDGPEREVLAAQVAREAARASRLVDDLLMMARVDGGLELSMSDVDLRALVDGEVQRAQLVHPHLQVRSAVPDAAVMASVDVDRLAQVLSNLVENAARATDGRGSVRLSVGEGGADATLTVADDGPGIPDADRERIFDRLVRLDPARAASGVGLGLPIARGIARAHGGDVRCVPSPQGAVFVVTVPRVGHAHDD; this comes from the coding sequence GTGACGAGCTCATCGGCCCTCCGGTCCGGGTCACTGCGCCGCCGCACGATCATCGCCGTGGTCGCGCTCGTCGCGCTCCTGTTGATCGTGTTGTCGGTGGTGGTCGACCTGGCCCTCGGTGCGCGGTTGCGCGGACAGATCGAAGAGCGCCTGCGCGATCGCGCAGCCGCCGCGGCGTCGCTCGTCGGCACGGTCGACGACGCCGACCTCGCCGAGCGTCTTTCCGATCAGGGTCTCGCGGTACGCATCGACAGCGCGGCGGGCGGATCGATCGTCGCGGGTCCCAGTCCCGACCAGCTCCGCGACGGTCCTCCCGGACCAGGCGGCCCGGGGCCCGGAGAACGGGACTCACCGCAGTCCTCTCCGGGCGGATCGGACGTGACGGTCGTCGCCTCCGACGTCAGTGGCGACGACGATCTCGTCACGCTGCGATCGACGCTGAGCGACGGATCGACGCTCACCCTCACGGCGTCGGCGGTGGGCGTGAGCGAGACGCTCGTCCAAGTGCGATGGATCATGACGATCGCGTCGGCGGGCGTCCTGGCCCTCGCGGCCGGCGCCGTCACGCTCGTCGTGCGCGCCTCACTGCGCCCGCTCGACCAGGTGTCGGAGGTGGCGCGGTCGATCGGCGCGGGCGAACGTGCACGGCGGCTTCGTCCCACGCGGTCAGATACCGAGATCGGACGCGTGGCCACGGCGCTCGACGACATGCTCGATGACGTGGTGGGTGCCGAGGAGACCGCTCGGGAGGCGGAATCCCGGCTGCGCGCGTTCCTCTCGGATGCCGCACACGAACTGCGTACCCCGGTCGCGGGCATTCGTGCCGCCGCCGATACGCTGGTGCGCGCCGACCTGGACGGGCCCGAGCGTGAGGTGCTCGCCGCTCAGGTCGCGCGTGAGGCGGCCCGGGCCTCTCGTCTTGTCGACGACCTTCTCATGATGGCGAGGGTCGACGGCGGTCTCGAACTGAGCATGTCCGACGTCGATCTCCGCGCGCTCGTGGACGGCGAGGTGCAACGTGCTCAGCTCGTGCATCCGCATCTGCAGGTGCGATCCGCGGTTCCGGATGCCGCGGTCATGGCGTCCGTGGACGTGGACCGCCTCGCGCAGGTCCTCTCCAACCTCGTCGAGAACGCTGCACGCGCCACCGACGGGCGCGGATCGGTCCGGCTGTCGGTGGGTGAGGGGGGCGCGGACGCCACCCTCACCGTCGCGGACGATGGCCCCGGAATCCCGGATGCCGATCGCGAGCGGATCTTCGACCGTCTCGTGCGGCTGGATCCCGCGCGCGCGGCATCGGGGGTCGGCCTCGGTCTGCCGATCGCGCGCGGGATCGCCCGTGCCCACGGTGGAGACGTGCGGTGTGTGCCGTCCCCGCAGGGTGCTGTGTTCGTCGTCACCGTTCCGCGCGTAGGACACGCGCACGACGACTGA
- a CDS encoding response regulator transcription factor: MSTPARILVVDDDDTIRLSVVTALRSEGFTAEGASDGTDLSSRMAAFRPDLIVLDWMMPGPSGIRLLPVIRAAGDTAVIMLTARDEVDDRLRGFAEGADDYVVKPFTVAELVARVGAVLRRRGRLPQTVTVGDLVVDPDAAVARRAGGALDLTATEFRLLQLFAESRGRTLSKAQILTQVWGYDDYDPNLVEVHLSALRRKMEAHGPRLIHTVRGLGYRMSETS, translated from the coding sequence ATGTCCACCCCCGCCCGCATCCTCGTCGTGGATGACGACGACACGATCCGCCTCAGCGTCGTCACCGCGTTACGGTCCGAGGGCTTCACCGCCGAGGGAGCGTCGGACGGCACCGATCTGTCGAGCCGGATGGCGGCGTTCCGTCCGGATTTGATCGTGCTGGACTGGATGATGCCCGGACCCTCCGGCATCCGGTTGCTGCCCGTCATCCGGGCGGCGGGTGACACCGCCGTGATCATGCTCACGGCGCGCGACGAGGTCGACGATCGCCTACGGGGGTTCGCCGAGGGCGCCGACGACTACGTGGTCAAGCCGTTCACGGTGGCCGAGCTCGTCGCGCGCGTCGGCGCGGTCCTCCGACGCCGCGGACGTCTCCCCCAGACGGTCACGGTGGGTGACCTGGTCGTGGATCCCGATGCGGCCGTCGCCCGTCGTGCGGGTGGCGCACTCGATCTCACGGCCACGGAGTTCCGTCTCCTACAGCTGTTCGCGGAGAGTCGCGGACGCACCCTCTCGAAAGCGCAGATCCTCACGCAGGTGTGGGGTTATGACGACTACGACCCCAACCTCGTCGAGGTGCATCTCAGCGCCCTCCGGCGCAAGATGGAGGCGCACGGGCCCCGGTTGATCCACACGGTGCGCGGTCTCGGGTACCGCATGAGCGAGACGTCGTGA
- a CDS encoding DUF3145 domain-containing protein, with amino-acid sequence MATTSSRGVILIHSAPRALCPHLEWAVGRALGRAVNFDWTDQPVLTGSRRAEFYWEGPVGTGAALASAIRGWEHLRFEVSEDPTPRSDGGRWMHTPGLGIHYAQTDAAGNVVIGEDRVRYAMEVAAGDAFELQRELDVALGSAWDEELEPFRHAGDDQQIVWLHKVG; translated from the coding sequence ATGGCGACCACGTCTTCGCGCGGAGTGATCCTCATCCACTCCGCGCCCCGCGCGTTGTGCCCCCACCTGGAGTGGGCGGTGGGACGCGCTCTCGGCCGTGCCGTGAACTTCGACTGGACCGACCAGCCGGTGCTCACGGGCAGCCGGCGTGCGGAGTTCTACTGGGAGGGACCAGTCGGAACCGGCGCTGCCCTCGCCAGCGCGATTCGCGGGTGGGAGCACCTGCGTTTCGAGGTGAGCGAAGACCCCACGCCTCGCAGCGATGGTGGTCGGTGGATGCACACGCCGGGACTCGGCATCCACTATGCCCAGACCGACGCAGCCGGCAACGTCGTGATCGGCGAGGACCGCGTCCGCTATGCGATGGAAGTCGCCGCGGGAGACGCGTTCGAGCTGCAGCGCGAGCTCGACGTCGCTCTGGGGTCTGCGTGGGACGAAGAGCTCGAACCCTTCCGCCACGCCGGGGACGACCAGCAGATCGTGTGGCTGCACAAGGTCGGGTGA
- a CDS encoding beta-ketoacyl-[acyl-carrier-protein] synthase family protein, translating into MSTPRIVVTGIGATSPIGGTAPESWSALLAGTSGARTLEHEWVEKYQLPVTFAAEALVRPETVLERPVAKRLDPSSQLAMVAAKEAWEDAGAPEIDPDRLGVDFATGIGGVWTLLDAWDVLREKGPRRVMPMTVPMLMPNAAAGNLSLHFNARAFARTVASACASSTESIVNAVQHIRDGLADVVIAGGTESAIHPITIASFASMQALSKRNDSPETASRPASIDRDGFVMGEGAGVLILETEEHAKARGAKIYASIVGGGVTADSYHITANDPEGRGAARAVRMALEMAGASADDVTHINAHATSTPVGDPNEYQALRAVFGERVDEIPVSATKASTGHLLGGTGALEAIFTVLALQNRVAPPTINLTEQDPEVPFALSGSPVELGSGDQLAISNSFGFGGHNAVVAIASV; encoded by the coding sequence ATGAGCACACCCCGCATCGTCGTCACCGGCATCGGAGCCACCTCGCCCATCGGCGGGACGGCACCCGAGAGCTGGTCCGCCCTGCTGGCCGGCACCTCCGGCGCGCGCACCCTCGAGCACGAATGGGTCGAGAAGTACCAGCTTCCCGTCACCTTCGCGGCGGAGGCACTCGTGCGCCCCGAGACCGTCCTCGAGCGTCCCGTCGCCAAACGCCTCGACCCCTCCTCGCAGCTCGCGATGGTCGCCGCGAAAGAGGCGTGGGAAGACGCGGGCGCCCCCGAGATCGACCCCGATCGTCTCGGTGTCGACTTCGCCACCGGCATCGGTGGCGTCTGGACCCTGCTCGACGCCTGGGACGTGCTGCGTGAGAAGGGCCCGCGTCGCGTCATGCCGATGACGGTGCCCATGCTCATGCCCAACGCCGCGGCGGGCAACCTCTCCCTCCACTTCAACGCCCGGGCGTTCGCTCGCACCGTGGCGTCCGCCTGTGCCTCGAGCACCGAGTCGATCGTCAACGCCGTGCAGCACATCCGCGACGGCCTCGCCGATGTGGTGATCGCGGGCGGCACCGAATCGGCCATTCACCCCATCACGATCGCCTCGTTCGCGTCGATGCAGGCGCTGTCCAAGCGCAACGACTCCCCGGAGACGGCCTCGCGCCCCGCGAGCATTGACCGCGACGGCTTCGTGATGGGCGAGGGTGCCGGCGTGCTCATCCTCGAGACCGAGGAGCACGCCAAGGCTCGCGGCGCCAAGATCTACGCGTCGATCGTGGGTGGCGGCGTGACCGCCGACTCTTACCACATCACCGCGAACGACCCCGAGGGTCGCGGAGCGGCCCGCGCTGTGCGTATGGCCCTCGAGATGGCCGGTGCCTCGGCCGACGACGTCACGCACATCAACGCGCACGCCACCTCGACGCCGGTCGGCGACCCCAACGAGTACCAGGCGTTGCGCGCGGTGTTCGGGGAGCGCGTCGACGAGATCCCCGTGTCGGCGACGAAGGCTTCGACCGGGCACCTGCTCGGAGGAACGGGCGCCCTCGAGGCGATCTTCACGGTGCTCGCGCTGCAGAACCGCGTCGCGCCGCCCACCATCAACCTCACCGAGCAGGACCCCGAGGTTCCGTTCGCGCTGTCCGGCTCCCCCGTCGAGTTGGGATCGGGCGACCAGCTCGCGATCAGCAACTCGTTCGGTTTCGGCGGGCACAACGCCGTCGTCGCGATCGCCTCGGTCTGA
- a CDS encoding acyl carrier protein has product MAFTNDEVLAGLAELITDETGISADEVALEKSFTDDLDIDSISMMTIVVNAEEKFGVTIPDDEVKNLKTVGDAVTFITSNQA; this is encoded by the coding sequence ATGGCATTCACCAACGACGAGGTTCTCGCAGGCCTGGCCGAGCTCATCACCGACGAGACCGGCATCTCGGCCGACGAGGTCGCCCTCGAGAAGTCGTTCACGGACGACCTCGACATCGACTCCATCTCGATGATGACGATCGTCGTCAACGCCGAGGAGAAGTTCGGCGTCACCATCCCCGACGACGAGGTCAAGAACCTCAAGACCGTCGGCGACGCCGTCACCTTCATCACCTCGAACCAGGCCTGA
- a CDS encoding ketoacyl-ACP synthase III, whose translation MSTPTLRQLQGPAHTRIYAYGAARGENFIPNDDLVGPIDSSDEWIRQRTGIVTRVRADKDTDAIDLASEAAREAVEKSGVSPADIDAVIVATISNPKQTPSASAIVADRIGANPAAAYDVNAACAGFAYGVGQADALIRGGLAKHVVVVGAEKLSDIVDPTDRSISFLLGDGAGAVVVGPSDTPGIGPTIWGSDGSKADAVGMNATLTEFRDGAAPWPTLRQEGPTVFRWAVWEMVKVARQAIEAAGIEPGDLAAFVPHQANMRIIDEFAKQLGLPETVIIGRDIETTGNTSAASIPLATHRLLEEHPELSGGLALQIGFGAGLVFGAQVVVLP comes from the coding sequence ATGAGCACCCCCACCCTCCGCCAGCTGCAGGGACCGGCCCACACGCGGATCTATGCGTACGGCGCCGCCCGCGGTGAGAACTTCATCCCGAACGACGATCTCGTCGGTCCCATCGACTCCAGCGACGAGTGGATCCGCCAGCGCACGGGCATCGTCACGCGTGTTCGCGCCGACAAGGACACGGATGCCATCGACCTGGCATCCGAGGCCGCTCGCGAGGCCGTCGAGAAGTCGGGCGTGAGCCCCGCCGACATCGACGCGGTGATCGTCGCGACCATCAGCAACCCGAAGCAGACCCCGTCGGCGTCGGCGATCGTGGCGGACCGCATCGGGGCGAACCCGGCCGCGGCCTACGACGTCAACGCCGCATGTGCAGGTTTCGCCTACGGCGTGGGCCAGGCGGACGCCCTCATCCGCGGGGGGCTCGCGAAGCACGTCGTCGTCGTGGGAGCGGAGAAGCTCAGCGACATCGTCGACCCGACCGACCGCAGTATTTCGTTCCTGCTCGGTGACGGCGCGGGGGCCGTGGTCGTCGGCCCCAGCGACACGCCCGGCATCGGCCCCACGATCTGGGGCTCGGACGGGTCGAAGGCGGATGCCGTGGGCATGAACGCCACCCTCACCGAGTTCCGCGACGGGGCGGCCCCGTGGCCGACGCTTCGCCAGGAAGGTCCCACGGTGTTCCGCTGGGCCGTCTGGGAGATGGTCAAGGTCGCGCGTCAGGCGATCGAGGCCGCGGGTATCGAGCCCGGCGACCTCGCGGCCTTCGTCCCCCACCAGGCGAACATGCGCATCATCGACGAGTTCGCCAAGCAGCTCGGACTGCCCGAGACGGTGATCATCGGTCGCGACATCGAGACCACGGGCAACACCTCGGCGGCATCCATCCCCCTCGCCACCCACCGACTGCTCGAGGAGCACCCCGAGCTCAGCGGCGGGCTCGCGCTGCAGATCGGCTTCGGTGCCGGTCTGGTCTTCGGCGCGCAGGTCGTCGTCCTTCCCTGA
- a CDS encoding ACP S-malonyltransferase has translation MIIAVFPGQGSQTPGFLSPWLELDGARERLTAYSEQAGVDLIAAGTQGDADRIRDTSVAQPLIVAASLLSWAALSERADAAVAGVAGHSVGEISALAASRVLSESDALRLVGIRGRAMAEAAAITETGMSAVVGGDESAVLERLAALGLTPANYNGGGQIVAAGELPALAELAAEAPRGTRVVPLQVAGAFHTRFMEPAVETLRAAAADVAVSDPALTLWTNSDGSVVADGRRALDLVVAQVASPVRWDRCMASFAEQGVTGIIELSPAGALTGLAKRALRGTPTVAVKTPDDLDAAVSLLKEDQA, from the coding sequence GTGATCATCGCCGTCTTCCCCGGGCAGGGGTCGCAGACTCCCGGGTTCCTCTCCCCCTGGCTCGAACTTGATGGGGCGCGAGAGCGCCTCACCGCCTACTCCGAGCAGGCCGGTGTCGACCTCATCGCCGCCGGGACGCAGGGGGATGCCGACCGCATCCGTGACACGAGTGTCGCTCAGCCCCTGATCGTCGCTGCGAGCCTGCTGTCGTGGGCCGCGCTGAGCGAGCGAGCGGACGCGGCCGTCGCGGGGGTCGCGGGGCACTCCGTCGGCGAGATCTCTGCTCTGGCGGCATCCCGTGTCCTGTCGGAGAGCGACGCGCTTCGTCTCGTCGGCATTCGTGGCCGCGCGATGGCGGAAGCCGCGGCGATCACGGAAACCGGCATGAGCGCCGTGGTCGGCGGTGACGAGTCGGCCGTGCTCGAGCGCCTCGCCGCACTCGGCCTCACCCCGGCCAACTACAACGGCGGCGGCCAGATCGTCGCCGCGGGCGAGCTGCCGGCCCTCGCCGAGCTCGCCGCAGAGGCACCGCGCGGAACGCGGGTCGTTCCGCTGCAGGTGGCCGGCGCCTTCCACACGCGCTTCATGGAGCCCGCCGTCGAGACCCTGCGCGCCGCCGCCGCCGACGTCGCGGTGTCCGACCCGGCCCTGACGCTGTGGACGAACTCTGACGGCTCCGTCGTCGCCGACGGACGCCGGGCGCTCGATCTCGTGGTCGCGCAGGTCGCCTCCCCCGTGCGCTGGGACCGCTGCATGGCGTCGTTCGCCGAGCAGGGCGTCACCGGCATCATCGAACTCTCGCCCGCGGGCGCGTTGACCGGGCTCGCCAAGCGGGCTCTGCGTGGAACGCCGACCGTGGCGGTCAAGACCCCCGACGACCTCGACGCGGCCGTCTCACTGCTGAAGGAAGACCAGGCATGA
- a CDS encoding helix-turn-helix domain-containing protein, whose amino-acid sequence MRRISGDLATATIQRLEETLPWYAGMPPARRSAVGLVAQAGITSFTQWVEDPAQTPAIASDIFAAAPRELLRSVSLTQTLQLVRVTVEVMEERVAGRSKSVREAMLLYSREVAFAAADVYARAAEARGLWDARLEALVVDSILTGEADEELPSRIAALGWHGHGEVAVLVGTTPPQFDVDQVRRTARKLGVDVLIGVQGSRLVLVLGRAELPTRAGDDTTELPFTEIAKRLEPGFGSGHLVLGPAVAALVDAGQSARAALAGFAVARAWRNAPRPVEADDLLPERALAGDAVAKQTLVDRVYRPLHAHSTDLVATLWSYLDNGRSLEATARELYVHPNTVRYRLKRVSEVIGWDATGPREALILQTALILGSIGTDATRRRGIAGRRSAAAR is encoded by the coding sequence CTGCGTCGCATCTCGGGCGACCTCGCGACGGCGACGATCCAGCGTCTGGAAGAGACCCTCCCGTGGTACGCGGGGATGCCGCCGGCTCGGCGGTCCGCCGTCGGCCTCGTGGCGCAGGCGGGCATCACCTCGTTCACGCAGTGGGTCGAGGATCCGGCCCAGACACCGGCGATCGCGTCGGACATCTTCGCGGCCGCCCCCCGGGAGCTGCTGCGCAGCGTGAGCCTGACGCAGACGCTGCAACTGGTCCGCGTCACCGTCGAGGTGATGGAGGAGCGTGTCGCCGGTCGCAGCAAGAGCGTGCGCGAGGCCATGCTCCTGTACTCGCGCGAGGTGGCGTTCGCCGCGGCGGACGTCTACGCGCGCGCAGCGGAAGCCCGCGGCCTCTGGGATGCGCGGCTGGAAGCGCTCGTCGTCGACTCGATCCTGACGGGCGAGGCCGACGAGGAGCTGCCGAGCCGTATCGCCGCACTGGGGTGGCACGGCCACGGCGAGGTCGCTGTGCTCGTCGGGACGACTCCCCCGCAGTTCGACGTCGATCAGGTGCGCCGCACGGCGCGCAAGCTCGGCGTGGACGTGCTGATCGGGGTCCAGGGCTCGCGCCTCGTGCTCGTGCTCGGCCGCGCCGAACTCCCGACACGCGCCGGCGACGACACGACGGAGCTTCCTTTCACCGAGATCGCCAAGCGGCTCGAACCCGGCTTCGGGTCGGGGCACCTCGTGCTCGGACCCGCGGTGGCGGCTCTGGTCGACGCCGGCCAAAGCGCCCGCGCGGCGTTGGCGGGCTTCGCTGTGGCGCGCGCATGGCGCAACGCGCCACGACCGGTCGAGGCGGACGACCTGCTCCCCGAGCGCGCCCTCGCGGGTGATGCCGTGGCGAAGCAGACCCTCGTGGACCGCGTCTACCGTCCGCTGCACGCGCACAGCACCGATCTCGTCGCGACCCTGTGGAGTTATCTCGACAACGGGCGCTCCCTCGAGGCGACGGCCCGAGAGCTCTACGTGCATCCCAACACCGTCCGCTACCGCTTGAAGCGCGTGTCCGAGGTCATCGGATGGGATGCCACGGGCCCCCGCGAAGCCCTTATCCTGCAGACGGCCCTCATCCTCGGATCCATCGGAACCGACGCCACACGCCGACGGGGAATCGCCGGTCGCCGCTCTGCCGCAGCTCGTTGA